In one Brienomyrus brachyistius isolate T26 chromosome 5, BBRACH_0.4, whole genome shotgun sequence genomic region, the following are encoded:
- the msrb1b gene encoding methionine-R-sulfoxide reductase B1b: MSFCSFFGEEFYKDHFKPGIYVCSKCDHPLFSSRSKYEHSSPWPAFTETVRADSVAKHVERPAALKVVCGKCGSGLGHEFINDGPKEGQSRFUIFSSSLKFVPKDKVDQQ; encoded by the exons ATGTCCTTCTGCTCGTTTTTTGGGGAAGAGTTCTATAAAGACCACTTCAAACCTG GTATTTATGTGTGCTCCAAGTGTGACCACCCCCTGTTTTCCAGCCGATCGAAGTACGAGCATTCCTCCCCCTGGCCCGCCTTCACGGAAACCGTCCGGGCAGACAGTGTCGCCAAGCACGTGGAGAGGCCCGCCGCCTTGAAG GTAGTCTGTGGGAAGTGTGGCAGTGGACTGGGTCATGAATTCATAAATGATGGTCCGAAAGAAGGGCAGTCTCGCTTCTGAATATTCAGCAGCTCGCTGAAGTTTGTCCCTAAAG ATAAGGTTGACCAACAATAA